The Longimicrobiales bacterium genome includes a window with the following:
- a CDS encoding transposase, protein MGKKRRAYSAEFKAEAIRLIEQGEKPIAQVARELGIRADMLRSWKQQADGRVGFTKCEAADSAGHVESEEVRRLKRELETVRQERDFLKKAAAYFAKQSP, encoded by the coding sequence ATGGGAAAGAAGCGTCGGGCCTATTCGGCGGAGTTCAAGGCTGAAGCGATTCGGTTGATTGAGCAGGGTGAGAAGCCGATTGCGCAGGTGGCCAGAGAGTTGGGGATCCGCGCTGACATGCTGCGGAGTTGGAAGCAGCAGGCCGACGGAAGGGTTGGTTTCACGAAATGTGAAGCTGCGGATTCGGCTGGCCACGTGGAGTCGGAAGAGGTTCGCAGGCTCAAGCGAGAGCTCGAGACCGTCCGCCAGGAGCGGGACTTCTTAAAAAAAGCGGCGGCGTACTTCGCGAAGCAGTCCCCGTGA